ggtccgagaggtacctacgatgcgagtcctgggtttgtggcttcagagcgacgggagagcagcacagacgctcaaaaccatcaaatccgcaacccacaacatagcccaaatgatacgtcgagtgacgtatagaaaggcgggaatgcgagaaatcgataccctaaggctcgtacaggccttagtgattagtcgaatcacatatggcttgccctaccaaatcctgaacagggaagaggagaggcaggccaacacgataattcgaacagctttcaaggcggctctgggcctgcctaaatctacctccacggagcgcatgctagctttgggagtacacaatactttcgacgaactgaggcaggccactctgatgcgacagagggagcgcctcagcttcacaaaaactggtagggcaatattggcacgacttaatatcccagcatacccgattcatctcaccgaagaggccgtacctctccctccttcggtgagatccaaaattacagtagctccaattcccaagaatatgcatcccgagtacaacaaggaaaggcgcaaagcacgcgcacaacatattcaatcgatgtactccaataacgctaggtacaatacgtactacacggacgcagctgcgtatgcagaggctaccgggcagcgctaccaaaggaggtacgccctggcagtcgtgaacgcgatcagccagcagcaaattaccgcgtcgaccacggcgggctcccccacctcagccgaaatgttagcagtggcgatcgcgctcgctcacgcggagcgttcggaaagggactcagtcgtggtcactgactcccgggagacatgttgcatgtttcttaaggggcacgtgactgcggctagcctcgcgataatccccaaatcgttcaaccaccgccatcgcctactctggtgcccgggacattcgggggtacaggggaacgaacaggctaacgctttagctcgagcgtctactaaccgagcgatggcgtcctcttcgaaccccaacccctcacactatccctcacaaaatcccatcaatttaaatgcaaaagacatccttgctcatcagcgcggagtccgcagaaaatacccgccgcctcacccacaacttagcggggaagaggccgccgattggcgcaaaatacagaccggggtattcccccatctaaaactgctaaatgccatgtatcccacccgctatagggccacatgcccttggtgcggtggcatacctacactaatacatgtgacctgggagtgtagtaagcaccctcataggcccactaataatatctcaatggagcagtgggaggcacagctcgcccgttccgacttggcaggacaaaagtccttaattagccaggtcaggcaggcggcagaggccagtggggccctagactgaggggctccgaccaccgctatacttcaaatattttccaaccaaataaagtttctatatatatatataccaagttAATTTTACCTGTGTTAGACAAGCTAGCAAGCAGCCACAATATATTATTTTCTGAATTTATTTTCTAAAGTATACGAGTGCTAtgaaatagggggggggggggggggggaagagaaaAAGCTTTACAGCACAGCAGGTTCTTgctttgcttttatttattttatttttttgggggggggggggggcagtaacTGACAAAGTTAGATGACCAGTTCACCCCTCCACATGACCATTTTGTTTCAAATAATCAGTAAAGAGGCATTCACAAGTGCTTATCATGACAAAACTATTATAAAAGACAACAGGgcaaagaataaagaaaaaaaggagtgATAGATATGAGTGTTCACAGCAATAAGCCTGTTTATATTTGCCATAAGTTTGCAAGCAAGTTCAATGCACATTTGCAGTGATATCTTCCTCCTCAACTTGCATTTATGCATTTTCCCACCATCACTCCAATTACACTTCGTGCTCTTTTGTCGATAGGCAAATTATTTCATTCTGCAAATTAAACTCTCACAGTTTTCCATATATGACAAGCTCTTTATACAGCAAGTTCACTCTCACTGCATGGGTTATTAAAGAAATGACTAAACCCACGTGAGCTCTATGGTGCATGGTTTCAGTAAAATTACAATATGTGCTTTATCAAACATTTCTTAATGAATCAGTACATCCACAGTGCACAACTATGATTCGGTTTTTAAGAAGTCACCAACCTAATGCAAAAAGGTAAAggcctggggcgcgatcttgtacgcgttccaaaatggaacggaggcgttccgttccatcgagccgcacacgattgatcaatttcaaccgcgacgttcaaattgaccaatcgtgtgcggctcgatggaacggaacgcctccgttccattttggaacgcgtacaagatcgtgcCCCTGCTAGCTGTTGCCGGCAATGGCAGACAccacagtacttttttttttttttttttttttgcaatgcacATATACCTGATCTAAGCTATGAGATACATAAGGAGTACAATTATACATAAAAAATATAATGCCATTGGATTCAGTACTGCGACCCACATATCAGGGAATGCAAAGACAATGAATTAATTATCACACAAACTCCTATAACTCCTACAAGCCTTGgctgaaagaaagagagaatgtATGCCTACAGCTAACTGTATAAACATCGCCAAACAAGGTCGGCAGAAGCAGGAAGTGCGAAAAGTTGTTTCTTACCTCTCAATCTCTTTAACGTCGTAAGAGGAGTTCACGATGACAGACTGTGCAGCAACTGCTGCTGATAGAATTAGTGCCTGTCGTCCTGAGGCAATGGCCTCATTGTCAAATGCGGTTCGCAATTTCTATAACAGAATGTCAGTGATCAACGCCCTATTCAGTTTAAAGAGTTTATACAGATCAGCATACCTGTAAAAGCCTAGTGAGGTGGGCTTTGCCGTTACGAATATCCATAGGAAATTCCCAGTCAATATCAATGCCATCTACATTATTTCTCCGTAGGGTTTCCACTACAGAAGCGACAAATCTGCCAAATTAGAAGGCAAGTGTATTTAAACAGTTCACAATGTCGCTGAATAACTGAAATAGAAAATGCAATGACCCACCTGTCGGCATTGGAAGGATCGGACACCATGTCGTGAAAACAGCGCGAATTGGCCCCTCCTCCCACTGAGAGCATGACTTTCAAAGAAGGATTACTTGCTTTGAGATTCGCTACAGCTTGATAGGACGAGTCCCCATCCGTGGACCCTTTGCTGAGGGTGTTGTTTTCGACTTCAGTGAAGCCCAAAATAAGATGTGTGCACAAGCTTGTGTCAAGATCATCCGGCCTGAGCTTGTCCTTATCCCATCTGTAGTAAGACACGGTCAAAAAACCTGCAGGAAACATGGCAGGGTACCATAAAACTAGTGTCTGCGCCGTTTCGCTGAATCCACCGATATGAAGCGCGTCTACGCTCACAGCAGGCTGCCCGCGACAAAATAGTGACAAAGACTATGACCCGAAACACCAGTATTCCAAACAACGCAGTTTCGAAAAACCGCTCAAGTTCGGTTACAGACATGTAAACAAAACGGCCATCAAAAGCATGAAAACATACCTTGGTTCTTGTTTGACATGGGCGTCATCAGACAAACAATCACTGAAGGTCGCAAAGCAGCGAAACCTTTCTTTTTGACGCTACACGCTTCACAGTTGCATGCAGCTGGCACTACTACGATCTTGTATTAAAGGCTCTTTGGCGGCCTTGATGCTTCGGGTGATTCGGGTTGCTCTAGGCTCAACAGCAGCACCACCACGATAGACAGCAAGCGCTGGCTCGATATGGCTCGAGATTGGCTCCGTTCTGAATACGACAGCCTGGCAGCCAGCCACGCAAAGATACTTGCATCCATGAaaaaaccatggaggaaggaaaaaacagTCGTTGGCGTACGCAAGCAATGTCTCGTTCGTGGGTTCGTACATTTGGGCTAGTTGTGTGCTGTTCTAAGCTGGTCTATACATTTATGTGATATCAACTGGAGTCATCTAGTTGAGCCGACGCTGTTTGCCATGTGTTTTGTATGATGTAGCGGTTTCGGTTTAGAAACACACATAATCCGCACCCAGGGGGCGCTGTTTGCAACTACGCCCACCTATATAAAGAGTTGTCACCTTGACGAATGCGTCTCGGTACCTTTTCCCAGTGTTCTTCTGTTTCCGTGCTTCTGTGACATCGTCAGTTGTTCGGCCGCCATGCCGATATAACAGTTTTGCATCAGTGCTTTgtgaccatagagtttctcactatgttATGTTTGTGACATCGGCTGTATTGCGTTTTTTCGCCGACGGCTTACTACCACAATGGCGGGATCTGCGTTCGCCACCTCCGTTCTCGATGCGCCGTTGTACGTCGCACGTTGGGTAGGAGAAGTGAAATACTTTGCACTTTGTGTTTCGTCAACAATGTCCGAATTTCTTTACGTGATAACCGCAACAATTATTGATGGTTGGGCTCTACtgtcttgttgtttttttttttttttttgtcagctttattttttatatGCGGGTTCTGCTTGTTTATAGTCTTTGTGGTTAACGTggcaaagttctgactggtgttgtatAAGTCTGTTGCCAGTCTTAGGGGTCAACGTTGCCAGACTTGCCTGCCAATTTGACGGGGGAAAAACACCGCCAAATATAGCGTCCGCATTCACGCCGTTTNNNNNNNNNNNNNNNNNNNNNNNNNNNNNNNNNNNNNNNNNNNNNNNNNNNNNNNNNNNNNNNNNNNNNNNNNNNNNNNNNNNNNNNNNNNNNNNNNNNNTGCATGCAGACCAGGTGTAATCAAGCAGGAATAAAGCTTTAATACAACAGCTGCATAATGTCTTTATAAATCAAGCAAGAACTTTACTACATGGGGGAGAATGTAAGAGCAAAAATAAGGCTCACATTAAAAACTAAAATTGGCAAAACTGCGGGCTAGTTGACAGTGACACAGGACTGCTGGAGAAGTATGGAATAAAActgcagtagcatggcgacagtGGGTAACAGAACCAGTTCACCAAGCTAGGCCTCTTTGCTCATTTCGTTCATCATGCTTTTCATAGTACTACGTGCCAGGCCAccaaatttgtattttttttccttcattttttccCCCCGCAGTTACAACCCTTCACTAATGTCTGCTAATTAATGAGATAGTATGCAGTAACTATTTGCTGTTGACGCAAGTACTATAGACAATGCTGCAGAACAGCCTACATTTTTAGATAGTGGTTTACACGAGCACAAGTGTGGCAGATGCAGTTAGCAGTAATCACACACTAATTACCATACTTTCACTCAAAACCATTCACCAAGAGCCAATAATGCTTCAAAATATCAACACCATTTCGCAAGGTAAAAGTCTACTATGGCTGAACACACAAAAGACTAACAGTCAAACATACATATGTGCTTGCCTAGCAACTGCAccaacacaaacaaaacaaaattaagaAATAGATCTGAACACCAACAGTGTAAATTTTGTTGCATATTTCAGAAATAATGGATCTGTAATACTTTTTTTTACAGTAATTTAAATGCAGTACTTTCTTCACAATTTTGAGATCCTCAAATTGCTCTCAGAGATAAGCCATGCAGCCTTCTCCGTTTTTCTGCTGCCCTTGCTGGTGTACTCGCAATGCTTCCCTCCCCCGGAATACAATGTCAATCTAGACAATGACAAGTAAGTTAGCAACGTATTGCGATACATTTTTTTCCTGATGTCCACACAAACTTCACTGAACTAGATTTCTTGGTATGTCTTTCAGATTTAGCTTGGGCAAACAAACTTCAAGTTTCTATGGCCACTGTCACATAGTTACTGTACATGTCTCTAGTACTGTTACATGTCACACAGACAAGCAGAATTTTACAGCTGATGAGCATACCTTTAACTTATGACTTGCACTTAAGAGCAAATCCTGGCTAATAAGAACTACAAGCAGGTATACACAAAAGGTTGATCCCACAATGCACACAGGGATTGCACCAGAAATTCCAgctttcttttaatttttattttatttattttttattaaattTTTCCCTTGCAGGCAGATTAAACTTGTCCTACCACACAACTAGAAGATGCAAGCCAGAAAAAAGATGCTCGATATGGCTCGAGGAGTCGAGATTGGCTCCGTTCTGAGTACGACAGCCTGGCAGCCAGCCACGCAAAGATACTTGCATCCATGAAAAAaccatgaaggaaggaaaaaacaGTCGTTGGCGTACGCAAGCAATGTCTCGTTCGTGGGTTCGTACATTGGGATAGTTGTGTGCTGTTCTAAGCTGGTCTATACATTTATGTGATATCAACTGGAGTCATCTAGCTGTGCCGACGCTGTTTGCCATGTGTTTTGTGTGATGTAGCGGTTTCGGTTTAGAAACACACATATTCGGCACCCAGTGGGCGCTGTTTGCATCTACGCCCACTccagcagacactccttggctttgtatacctgtggacaggagcaaatgccaaagaggaaaacaaaaaaatgctggaatgcatatcaagtgacattaatgagctaggagaagggtgcgagattattatactaggagatatgaacgcacacatagaagacatggacgggtacacagactcaacaggcaacatgatgctggatatgtgtgaaatgcatgacttagttgtatgcaacagtactgagaagtgtgaagggcacataacatgggaggtagggagcctgcagtcgacgatagattatgcactaatgtcacataggatgcacgataggctaaatgtaatgagcatagatgaatatggctccagaagtctaggtagtgatcacaaacgtattaaggtgagttttagaagggaaatgaaagtaggtaggaggcaagatgaacaaccaggtgggatattttactcggaaaagcagcttgaaatagcaacccagcaaattgaggaagtaatttcagtggatacaaaaacagaatggacatatgcaaatttaacaggactatttgagctagagcttactaaggtacgagtcaggacaaaagggaacagaagacgtaaacccaagagctggtgggatgaggaggttaagaaggccatagagaaacgccaggaagcatccagggaacacagatattcaaagctagcagaggggtgaaccagaagctgatgtagcatccaatttgatcaatgagaagatcggaagaaaggggagccaatggttgtcagaagtaaacaaaaaggatagaaaagcagcgaagaaattttggaaacatctcaactccttgagtaataagactagcctagagcagaggtttatagttagagctaaggtgttcgactagagggagatgaggcaatggaacatataagaacaatgatgacagaaaaatttaaagaacgaaacatagcatgtgctcaatcaggtgaggatggactagtcagtgcagtacgctccactggcacaaagcgagtggaagggcagagaagagggttcctagtagcacgtcgacaggtcctgatggcatcccaattatgttgataaagacattgggcccaaaatctaagaaagcattaagagaggcagtgagcaaaatgataatggacggtaaagcccctgacgggtggagactgagcaggatgagcatgatattaattaagggaaagggggacaaagccgacataaacaactaccgtcccataacagtgacgtcagtggtttacagggtggtgatgcagattataaaggacagactgtaggcatgggtggagagcgaggaggtgctgggggaactacaaaatgggttccgaaaacaaagaaggttagaagataatctgttctcattgacacagtgtattgaaatagcagaaaaggaacacaggcccctatggcttgcgttctggatatcaagggagcctatgacagtgtaatccaaaatgatttgtgggacatactgggcactctagaggtggaagatggagtaagaaatcttttaaaagatatctataaaagtaacagggtgcttataaaatgggaaaacaaggtatctggtcctatagagatacagcaggggcttaggcaggggtgccctctgtcacctctgttgttcatgctgtatttacaaggattagagaaaaaattagagaggagcggacttggcttcaacctttcctatttcaagcagggagaatggattaaacagtcattaccaggactgatgtatgcagatgacattgtacttatggctgacagcaaggaagacttgcagagattaatggacatctgtggtaaagagggagatagcttaggtttgaagtttagtaaagaaaaatcggcagtcatgacttttaatgataatcagggcagcgagcataggatacaggaggttacgctggaggtggtggataagtacaaatatcttggagtgtggataaacaatggggctgagtacctaacggaacatgaaaaatatgtgacggctaaaggtagcagaaatgcagctgtgatgaaaaatagggcactgtggaattacaataggtacgaagtggtgagagggatttggaaaggggtgatggtccctagtttgactttcggcaatgcggtcctgtgcatgagatcagaggttcgaacaaggttggaagttaagcagcgaggggtaggtagactggctctgggagcacacggaaatacactaaatcagggggtacagggtgacatgggatggacgtcattcgagggcagggaagccagcagcaagatagaatttgaggagcgattgagagagatggcagaaaagcggtgggcaaggagagttttcagttatttgtacatgaggaatgttgatacaaaatggaggaagctgaccagaaaactgtcaatcaaatatttggactgcaggaggggtgcaaaccaggaaacagcggttaagaaaaaggttaaggaaacagagaggggtctgtggaaaacagggatgcagacgaaatcagcactgggcacataccgaactttcaagcaagaaattgccaaagaaaatatctacgataattctaggggaagctctttgttgtttgaagccaggacgggagtattgcggactaagatgtaccgagtcaagtaccaaggtatagacacgttgtgctgtgcgtgtggagaagaagaggaaacggctgaacacctcatacttttctgtaaggggcttaaccgtacagtgcaaagcaacggggctgattttttcaaagcattggggtttagggacagtgaaggcaaaatagactttaagcgggtagaaataaccaaacagaggttatctgattggtggataaaatcaaggcaggggtgaaatttcacccacaacaaagtacaaaatatgttaatagtcatggctaggtggcgtatgccaccgcccgatttaaagggttcagcctcatccattcatccatccatccatccatcccaccTATATAAAGAGTTGTCacctggccacagagggcgaaaaaatcgctgctaataaaacaagcatagtacatcctctcgaaaatatgcctaagtgagttcagtagctcccgctagaggcgccgtaataagcgcaattttaacctactAACTTTCTCCCGCGCTCATTGAAGCATTTTTATTACTtgacaaagagtacaaaattattattcttaattagagATTGTACTGTTGAGTAccaattgtttcttttttgccattataaacgcaaaataacgttcatcatcaccgatctcccacgtgacctctggcctggatttaaaatttttaccggtatttttcgCGAACAcagcaagcacggattcattggttcgtacacttatgctggttgcttattttgtgctaaaaccagtttatcgcgcttcgacacctcgcgttatttaacttggggtgaagtgacgggtttgcgagaaatgtaagcccgaaagctaggtatcggtcgtgagccatgcggaacaagtctgcatcgaaacgggagccggattctgctgcgactaaggacggcaataccggtaagtcgtttaacatcgctgcttcttgaatcgttatgtaatattcgtctcgttaacttacaggcggagacaagttaacgaactagatcatgcattacatatgggcagtcaggaccctccgttgctgtttccgaaatGTTTAGTTGCGCGGCCATCGTTATGCAaatacaatgacgaaaaaaaagacAGCGCTATCGGAACGCccgtcacatttttcatctcgttgtaaCCGTGGCcataggcgactgagtagccttatcaatatatatatatattcgattccgccggcaactgctttcgtccacaaagccggataaccctttggtaaattgaagtgaaagtactgaatttaatgcaTTAAAGagttgcacgcatgataatttacccatatttcgtacttgttggttccaagtgttcttgctgttccgtttcatttaccttggggcatttatttttgcagtaataaAGGGGTGCATCACGTGCGTGCGGAAAAGgaatgcagcagttctaatagcttcacGTGTCGtacatttgcttgtggaaccagcagcgtgataacttctggtgtataaatgagtgcacaaatgctctcatttgtgatcctaataatacttaagctgttgacacgcattgtagttaggcaggtaGCAATATTCATTTAATTAACATGTTGCTTAAGCACCCTAAAAGAAAGTGTACAGttccatgtgttctgcagtctaaaaccattacaatatatatgtcacaccttcttgcatttcatattgcaaaactgtgctttttcaatttctgatgtaATCAAAATTTCTGTTCTAGACATGCAGTagtaaagaggatggcaccagtgtaaagcagcactccatacaccaaagacaagctacttcctgctacaacaaggccattttgtggactttggctgttactacaaggtaaacaacaccaagttcagaaataaatatgcttgatatatactgtattggctcactagtcttgagatacgtgtcatttgtttgtagcagatgatatgaatgtctttccacatttacagttcagcataattggttcaaacataaaagaaagccctacatgagtttggctaatctgtgctgtatctcatgtgttactgttctgccccaacagaatctgcaccaagcacaccatggacctcatcacaggagcccccatctaccctgacaggaaggggctggagccgaatttacaaggattttacaccacaaacaaagaagcgtatgcagaagtatttggatgagatatcaagtctacggagaattgtgtcaagactgaaaagagcctcagccatcattccaccagcacggatattggccgagtcatccaggtaccccaacaaagactttctagaaattcttcatgttgagatgcacctgcaaccattgaacaagcacggacgacgctggccaaaagagttccatcagtttgcccttccttaatcagcttcctggtcatgtcaaattccatttgtgccgagtatacatttttttctataaatgcaagctttttcattccccactcttgctagggataattcttcttcctcatccaaacatgaAGGTCAACCGATTCTGTGCTCATACATAATAGcattcactgtctagtagcataccatatctgtagTAATATTTCTTAGTGTCTGCTGCCATGTGCAATTCCTCTCCagaaatagccgatgcagcatcgacatgcgtcttgcattaaccgttgcaccgtgtgctatgtagcatttgacttttcttaatgtttttggctttcagtgcttgcagagccgagtggcttctttcatgaacacaagctttctgattgccatatttaattcctagtctcattcagcattgctcttcttgctcaatagcctgggtgtagccctgcttgtctagccttgcctgggtgtagccttgccttgttcgataaccttcagtgtaccttgtgctacactgaagtgattgattacagagtctggtttccctgctgtcccacttggtcatggtcgccgtgttacgtttctcgaatgtggggacctggtaagttgcattgggaagcagtctctccaggtaagcacctgctcctgcagtctgcacagcaacatagactcccaatttacacgcaccgtgattggtgctccccgttctgtcctttcctgctgtagccatgtgcaaattttgcttgcggccttcgtcagctgcaatttggcatgaacatagaccagcatacgtgcttacatgatctgaggtgtatgaagttgatagccacctaggtggaatggcccgcaaaagtggctgccgaaggtgatgcccacgaaaccgacttgtctATAGTGAGACaaattggggcaccaagtgtgagccatacattagcggccctccaaagaaaagaaatgtgcaggctggaaaggagttaatgctaaaatgctgggtagtccatgttgctgtgttgactggggcagtagatgcc
The DNA window shown above is from Dermacentor silvarum isolate Dsil-2018 chromosome 1, BIME_Dsil_1.4, whole genome shotgun sequence and carries:
- the LOC119436963 gene encoding chitotriosidase-1 isoform X2; its protein translation is MTPMSNKNQGFLTVSYYRWDKDKLRPDDLDTSLCTHLILGFTEVENNTLSKGSTDGDSSYQAVANLKASNPSLKVMLSVGGGANSRCFHDMVSDPSNADRFVASVVETLRRNNVDGIDIDWEFPMDIRNGKAHLTRLLQKLRTAFDNEAIASGRQALILSAAVAAQSVIVNSSYDVKEIERYVDFINLMTYDLHIFKWYYPFSGHNSPLHGRRKEIGYFATLNMASSAKLWVSKGMPKSKIVVGIPTYGLVWRLGHKLWHGVSCLTFGKAAEGGGYITYPEAKWILSEGYGGIMTFSLNCDDCTGATSPEGVQFPLHKKIKEVVEQGLTA